The genomic region CTGTTTCCTGCCACATAGCCACCGCCTCATCAGCGGTGGCCGGGGGAAATTGGTCTAACCGCTGTTTAAGGTCAGAAGCCCTTTTTAGGGCCAGGGCATGTACCGTCAGGTTTTCCGGCTTTAATTTTACGATCCGGGCCACCGTTTGGCTGACATCTCTGGTGGTTTCTCCCGGTAAACCAATGATTAAGTCCATGTTTAAGGTGGGAAAATTAAATTGCCGGGCCAATTCAACCGCCCGGTAAACATCCTCAACGGTATGGGCGCGGCCGATGGCCTCCAGGGTTTGCTGATTCATACTCTGGGGGTTGATACTTAGCCTGGTTACACCATATTGGGCCAGCAGGCCCAACACATCCTGGTTTAAGGTATCAGGCCGCCCCCCTTCTACGGTGAATTCCCTGGTATCAGGTTGTTTTAAATAGCTTTGCACTGCCTCCAGCAGACAGCGCAATTGGTCTAAATTTAAACTGGTGGGCGTACCGCCGCCTAAATAAATGGTCTGTACTTTTAAACCATGGGCCTGGAGGGCTTCACCCACCAACTTGATTTCCTCCAGTAAGGACTTCATAAAAGGTTCCACCATATTACGGTGCCTTTTAATGGAGTAAGAGGGGAAGGAGCAGTACAGGCAGCGGGAGGGGCAAAAGGGAATGCCAATATATACCGCCACCAAATGCCGGGCTTGCTCCCGAGAGAGTAAAAAAGGCCGCTGCCAGTGGGCTATGTCAGTTATTAAGGTGGCTTTATCCGGCCGCAGGGCGTATTTTTCCACCAGGTAGTCCCGCACCTTATCTACTGCCCACCCACCATCCATTAACCGGTGTACCACCTTGGTGGGACGAATGCCGGTCATAATGCCCCAGGGGCTGGGGGTCTGTCCGGTCCGGGCTTGCAGCACCCGGTATACCACCAACCGGGCCAACCTTTTGAATTCGTTGGGGGCTTCCTCAGCCATCAGCGGGATGGCGGTTTCCCGTCGGGCCGTAGCGGCTCCTGATTGGTAAAGTTGAGCCTCAGCCCAGAGTTCCACCCCTTGTTGACCTAATTCCAAATGAATATATGTACTGTTCTTATCTTCAGGAATTAATGCGGCACCGGGATAAAACAACCAAATAATATCCTGGATGGTGCCAATAAAATCTATAGCCGCACCGGAAAGACCAATCATTTTCTTCACTCCTTACTATCGTTATGCAAAAAAAAACATAACAGTCCCTGGGACCGGCAGGATATTTTGCCATTGCATTGTAATAATAACACAAATGGTATTATTTATTGTTAAGGGGAGGATTATATGAGTGAGCAAAATGAAAAATTAGTGCAATCAGTTAAGGAAGCAGCTCGGGATGGCCGGCTTTCCTGCACGATGGCGCGGAAAATTGCCGCTGACTATAATGTGCCCCCCAGGACAGTGGGGGATATCTGCAACCAACTGAAAATTAAGATCAAGGCCTGTGAATTGGGCTGTTTTTAATGGAGGGTTAGCTTTGGAATTATTTAACGTGTTGACAGTGGCACAGGCCCGCAGCACCCTGGCCAGTCATTTACCAGCCAGAACCCAAGCGGAGACAGTACCCCTCCTGCAGGGCCTCAACCGGATTTTAGCCCGGGACATTACTGCCCTGGAGGATGTACCCGGTTTTGATCGTTCCACCATGGACGGTTATGCGGTTCGGGCCAGGGATACCTTTGGCGCCACCGAGTCCCTGCCGGCCTATGTGGATGTAACGGGGGAAGTGATGATGGGTCAAGAGGCCGTCGGCAAACTGGGTTCCGGCCAGGCCTGGCTGATACCCACCGGGGGTATGTTACCCCCCGGCGCTGATGCGGTGGTGATGGTGGAATATACCGAGGAACTGGATACTAACACCATTGGCATAACTAAGCCGGTGGCCCCCGGGGATAACATGGTGCGGCGGGGTGAAGATGTGGCCGCCGGTTCTGTGGTGCTGACCGCCGGCCGGCGGTTGCGGCCTCAGGATTTAGGCTTACTGTCCGCCGTGGGAGTAACCGAGGTACCGGTGATGTTACCGGTTAAAGTAGGTATTTTGTCCACCGGCAACGAGCTGGTGGGACCGGATCAGCCGGCCGCGCCGGGTAAAGTCAGGGATATTAATTCCTACACCCTTTACGGCCAGGTGTTGGAGGCCGGTGGTATCCCTAAACTGTACGGTATCATTCAGGATAACTTTGATGCTTTGCAGGCAGCCATGAGACAAGCCCTGGCGGAAAATGACATGGTGCTGGTATCCGGCGGTAGCTCAGTGGGGGCCAGGGATGTGACGGCCAGGGTGATTGCCGCATTAGGTCAGCCGGGGGTACTGTTTCACGGTATCGCCATTAAACCAGGTAAGCCTTCCATTGGCGCGGTGGTAGACGGTAAAGCCGTTTTTGGCCTACCGGGTCACCCGGTGTCAGCCATGGTTGTCTTTAACTTACTGGCCCGGCCCATCATTCAGTCCGCCGGGTTGCCCGTTCAACAGACCAGTTTCCCCCTGCGGGCGGCCATTACCCGGAATGTTCACTCCGCTACCGGTCGGGATGATTTTTTGCGGGTAACTCTGCGGCGGCTGGAGGATGGCAGCATTGTAGCCGATCCGGTGTTAGGCAAGTCCGGCCTGATTAGTACCATGGTGAAGGCAGATGGGGTGGCCCACCTGCCCTTAACCAAAGAAGGTGTCGAGGCCGGGGAACTGGTGGATGTATGGTTGTTTTAACAACCTTCCAGATAATTCCACTTAAGAACAGGAGAAGTATCATGAGAACCAGAAGAGATGTCTATTTGAACGACAAGCCCTGGGAAGAGGCATTGGCCGAGTACTTGCAGCACCTGGCAGCCAAAGGCGCCCTGCAGCCGGGAACGCCGGAGGTAATTCCCACGGAGCAGGCTCTGGGGCGGGTTACGGCAGAGCCTGTCTTTGCCCAAATTTCATCACCTCACTATAACGCCTCCGCCATGGATGGTATAGCTGTGGATTCTGCCATTACCTTTGGTGCTTCAGACGCCACACCCAAACGTCTTCAATTAGGGGACAAGGCCCAGGTGGTGGATACCGGCGATCCCATTCCGCCGGGTTGTGATGCGGTGATTATGATTGAAGATGTGCATTTTGTGACGGATGATGTTTTTGAAATTACTTCCGCCGCCGCTCCCTGGCAACATGTACGGGCCATTGGGGAAGACGTGGTGGCCACCGAAATGATTCTGCCGGCCAACCATACAGTCCGACCGGTGGATATTGGCGGCATTTTGGCTGGCGGTGTGGGGGAAATTAAAGTGCACCCCCGCCCCAGGGTAGCTTTGTTACCCACCGGTACTGAGTTGGTGCAGCCGGGGACAGAGTTAAAACCCGGTGATATTGTTGAATATAACACCAGGGTGTTTGGAGCCATGATCGAGACATGGGGCGGCGAGCCAATGCGGCGGCCCATTACCATTGACGATTGGGACCAACTGAAGAACACCATCATGACCGCCGTTGAGGAGGCCGATGTGGTGGTAATTAACGCCGGCTCATCCGCCGGTCGGGAAGATTTTACCGCCGACCTAATCAGGGAACTGGGCACTGTGTTAACCCACGGGGCAGCCATAAAACCGGGCAAGCCGGTGATCCTGGGAGAAATTAAGGGGAAACCGGTGATTGGCGTACCTGGTTACCCGGTTTCCGCGGCCCTGTGTATGGAGTTGTTCGTACGGCCCATTATTTATCGTAAACTGGGCTCCACCCCCCCACCGCCCCAGACTACCTCCGCCATTATTTCCCGTAAAATGCCCTCACCCATGGGGGTGGAGGAGTTTATCCGGGTTAAACTGGGCCAGGTGGGAGAAAAGATCGTGGCCACTCCCATTTCCCGGGGGGCCGGTGTAATTATGTCCATGGTCCGGGCTGATGGTATGTTGCGGGTGCCTCGCTTGTCCGAGGGTTTCCGGGCCGGGGATACCGTGACGGTGGAACTGATGCGACCGTTGGAGGAAGTGCGCCAGACTACGGTTATTATCGGCAGCCATGATATGGCCCTGGATGTTTTGGCCAATCACCTGCGCCGTAAATTCCCGGCGGCCAGTCTTTCCAGCGCCAATGTGGGCAGTCTGGGCGGCCTTTCGGCCATTAAGCGGGGCGAATGCCATTGTGCCGGTACCCACCTTTTGGATGAAGAGACCGGGGACTATAACGTAAG from Desulfotomaculum nigrificans DSM 574 harbors:
- the hemZ gene encoding coproporphyrinogen dehydrogenase HemZ, coding for MIGLSGAAIDFIGTIQDIIWLFYPGAALIPEDKNSTYIHLELGQQGVELWAEAQLYQSGAATARRETAIPLMAEEAPNEFKRLARLVVYRVLQARTGQTPSPWGIMTGIRPTKVVHRLMDGGWAVDKVRDYLVEKYALRPDKATLITDIAHWQRPFLLSREQARHLVAVYIGIPFCPSRCLYCSFPSYSIKRHRNMVEPFMKSLLEEIKLVGEALQAHGLKVQTIYLGGGTPTSLNLDQLRCLLEAVQSYLKQPDTREFTVEGGRPDTLNQDVLGLLAQYGVTRLSINPQSMNQQTLEAIGRAHTVEDVYRAVELARQFNFPTLNMDLIIGLPGETTRDVSQTVARIVKLKPENLTVHALALKRASDLKQRLDQFPPATADEAVAMWQETAQGARKLEMHPYYMYRQKQMVGNLENIGYTLPGHECIYNIQMIEERQTIIGLGVGAGSKWVNPDTWNLINEYNAKEPRQYMERLAEYIGRKLKHIDDLKKL
- the glp gene encoding gephyrin-like molybdotransferase Glp, yielding MELFNVLTVAQARSTLASHLPARTQAETVPLLQGLNRILARDITALEDVPGFDRSTMDGYAVRARDTFGATESLPAYVDVTGEVMMGQEAVGKLGSGQAWLIPTGGMLPPGADAVVMVEYTEELDTNTIGITKPVAPGDNMVRRGEDVAAGSVVLTAGRRLRPQDLGLLSAVGVTEVPVMLPVKVGILSTGNELVGPDQPAAPGKVRDINSYTLYGQVLEAGGIPKLYGIIQDNFDALQAAMRQALAENDMVLVSGGSSVGARDVTARVIAALGQPGVLFHGIAIKPGKPSIGAVVDGKAVFGLPGHPVSAMVVFNLLARPIIQSAGLPVQQTSFPLRAAITRNVHSATGRDDFLRVTLRRLEDGSIVADPVLGKSGLISTMVKADGVAHLPLTKEGVEAGELVDVWLF
- a CDS encoding molybdopterin biosynthesis protein, yielding MRTRRDVYLNDKPWEEALAEYLQHLAAKGALQPGTPEVIPTEQALGRVTAEPVFAQISSPHYNASAMDGIAVDSAITFGASDATPKRLQLGDKAQVVDTGDPIPPGCDAVIMIEDVHFVTDDVFEITSAAAPWQHVRAIGEDVVATEMILPANHTVRPVDIGGILAGGVGEIKVHPRPRVALLPTGTELVQPGTELKPGDIVEYNTRVFGAMIETWGGEPMRRPITIDDWDQLKNTIMTAVEEADVVVINAGSSAGREDFTADLIRELGTVLTHGAAIKPGKPVILGEIKGKPVIGVPGYPVSAALCMELFVRPIIYRKLGSTPPPPQTTSAIISRKMPSPMGVEEFIRVKLGQVGEKIVATPISRGAGVIMSMVRADGMLRVPRLSEGFRAGDTVTVELMRPLEEVRQTTVIIGSHDMALDVLANHLRRKFPAASLSSANVGSLGGLSAIKRGECHCAGTHLLDEETGDYNVSYVKRLLGDRPVVLVNLVYRQQGLMVAKGNPLGIKGLEDLTREGIRFINRQRGAGTRILLDYRLQQLGIDPDSIYGYNREEYTHMAVAAAVASGAADAALGIKAAANALGLDFVPVVEERYDLCIPGEFWDTPYITRLLEVMATSEFRQQVAALGGYDLRDCGGVMYRQGI